In Aegilops tauschii subsp. strangulata cultivar AL8/78 chromosome 3, Aet v6.0, whole genome shotgun sequence, one genomic interval encodes:
- the LOC141020995 gene encoding uncharacterized protein, which yields MGFIKEFMEVQAHGNTKLHVIHTNDLHKAATTIKQYERHLQFEHHKIVGVDVEYTNDVGEDQKPALVQLSVGKDHPVLLFQLCAADKNCTRFDNFLADPRYTFAGFSIDGDIEMLGRVGQEIAHFVDIQKEWRVPTATKPLDSLGDVSGILVHDYYNNMKKKLTNAEHQHWARMPLSMRHIEYAAKDAYAAYEIWSRLTIIQEGLRQAKLEKEQTRKRARS from the coding sequence ATGGGATTCATCAAGGAATTCATGGAGGTGCAGGCCCACGGCAACACCAAGTTGCACGTGATCCACACCAACGACTTGCACAAGGCGGCGACCACCATCAAGCAGTACGAGCGACACCTCCAATTCGAGCACCACAAGATCGTCGGAGTTGATGTGGAGTACACCAACGACGTTGGCGAAGATCAGAAACCAGCCCTCGTCCAGCTCTCCGTCGGCAAGGATCATCCGGTGTTGCTCTTCCAACTGTGCGCCGCCGACAAGAACTGCACCAGGTTCGACAACTTCCTCGCCGACCCCAGATACACGTTTGCTGGCTTCTCCATCGACGGCGACATAGAGATGCTCGGGCGCGTCGGACAAGAGATCGCCCActttgtcgacatccagaaggaaTGGAGGGTGCCTACAGCTACCAAGCCTCTGGACTCCCTTGGGGATGTCTCAGGCATCCTTGTCCACGACTACTACAACAACATGAAGAAGAAGCTCACCAACGCAGAGCACCAGCACTGGGCGCGCATGCCCCTGTCCATGAGGCACATCGAGTACGCAGCAAAAGATGCTTACGCTGCATACGAGATATGGAGCCGCCTCACCATCATCCAGGAAGGCCTCCGCCAGGCAAAACTCGAGAAGGAGCAGACCAGGAAGCGCGCAAGGTCCTAG
- the LOC141042939 gene encoding uncharacterized protein has product MGFTREFMEVQAHGNTKLHVIHTNDLHKAATTIEQYERHLQFERHKIVGVDVKYTNDHGEDQKPALVRLSVGKDHPVLLLQLSAADKNCTRFDNFLADPRYTFVGFSIDGDIEMLGRVGLEIAHFVDIQKEWRVPTATKPLDSLGDVSGILVHDVELTNAERSR; this is encoded by the coding sequence ATGGGATTCACCAGGGAATTCATGGAGGTGCAGGCCCACGGCAACACAAAGTTGCACGTGATCCACACCAATGACTTGCACAAGGCGGCGACCACCATTGAGCAGTACGAGCGACACCTCCAGTTCGAGCGCCACAAGATCGTCGGAGTTGATGTGAAGTACACCAACGACCATGGCGAAGATCAGAAACCCGCCCTCGTCCGGCTCTCCGTCGGCAAGGATCATCCGGTGCTGCTCTTACAACTGAGCGCGGCCGACAAGAACTGCACCAGGTTCGACAACTTCCTCGCGGACCCCAGGTACACGTTTGTTGGCTTCTCCATCGACGGCGACATAGAGATGCTCGGCCGCGTCGGACTGGAGATCGCCCACTTCGTCGACATCCAGAAGGAATGGAGGGTGCCTACAGCTACCAAACCTCTAGACTCCCTTGGGGACGTCTCAGGCATCCTTGTCCACGACGTAGAGCTCACCAACGCAGAACGCAGCCGCTAG